The stretch of DNA attctGTTCTAATATCATTTGATTAGCAATAATCCTATTTAATCTGTCATTTTATTGGCAATAATCCTGTTTAATGAGcacgtaattaattattgcaagtATATATACTCCAATTATgcatgtgcatatatatatatatatatatatatatatatacatataatacttcgtaagattatatattccgAAGCAACTCTGAACATCTGCTTATTGTCAGAGTTCTTTCAGGATATAACCATCGAATATGgctgaaattatatttttgttacgtaaaatataacagCGAGATTCTTTCTCGTCTTGACATATAAATCGATAAACggtgtaataaatatgatttcttTTATGCTTGTTTCACTAAAATACTATCGTTGTCGTCTAATAACGGAAAAGATGTTTCGTGGATGTGTTCCTTATTATACGAGGAGCTAGAACACGTTGACCATTTCGTTCGCGAGTAGCCTTGTATATATTGAGGATGAAAAATTCATGGGGTTCGCGATACAACGTCCAATTTTAGGtatttatttcatgtaatatatatatacatatctgtaTGCGcgtattttcttctttcatagaatataatatctaatttttcaaCCTTTCTGTGGAAAATACCGCGCGAAACACATGAAAAtatcacatatacatacatcaaaatataaaaaaataattttttttgcatttttatacagaagaattttaaataaacgtcaaaaaaatttttgcacaaGTTTCAATTTCCTTGAAATTTGTTCACGCTTATTTAGctcatcttttaaataaacttatgtaagatttatatatgattctggatttttgtatctttgaaataattaaaatttttaatagttataatagtcaaaaataaaagtggtaaaataatatcattataaatatcaatggcccatggaaataaaattcttctaaGTAAATATTCGATAGTTATGCGTAGCATAGTTATGTAGGATTAACAGTATATAGCACATACAGATTAGGAGACGGTATCTGAAGGAGTATCGATTATCACACCAGCACAAATTGGAAGATAATTGGCTGTGTCAGCTTGCGCGCCCTGGTTCCTCTGTACTGGACAATATCACATGACgggaatttaataaagttcCGACTTGGACATTGCGTAGGACGTGGCTGAAAGAAATAGATGCGATACGTGTCTAGAATACACACGACCCGCTTTCCTTCGATTTTTCCTTCTATCACCCTATTCACCGCATCTCTCTCTTCTAGTTTTCGTTTTCTGTAACtctcctttttattttcgcgtatggataaaatttgaaaataaaatgaaagctatcgaaattaaatagattttttcatttgttgtaaattgtatttaagaACATTGTtggaatttttaaacaaaaattatcaaatttatattaattgaataaaatggaagctattgaaattaaatgaattttttgtaaattgcaCTTAAGAAAATTGACTCTTggaatttttagataaaatttattaaatttattaataaaaatttattaattaaatattattgagttTATTGCTAccaatttatgcatttttaataaatttcttatcattatatataaatatagataaaaaaaacttctcctctcttatataaatattcccAACATCAACAAATAcaaatcagaaaaatattgaattagattaattttttttcaggcaCTCTTATCCTTATGCACCTAATATCCTACAtaagaatttatcttttaattgctTCTGTATATCGAAGAAtcactgaaaaaaatgttttaattagtaATCTGACGCGTTGACAaagttttttgcattttttacgCGTGTAAttctatcataaaaataaaaatatattactaaaaaataatatcgacaAATTAGGTATAGTTTCCTTCTAGTTTTTGTATTACTgtgtataattgatattttttcatgttcttatactaaaaaataacagcaaaatagagaaaatttatctctACGAATGTATAAGTATTTCTCAACACACGAGCCatcgataagaaaatattatatttgttattatttcacgaataataatatcttaacatatttaaaataataaaataatattgctttatcagctttatatttcaaaaaatcatatctttattttttttaatttcttaggaaattaaggaaaagattataattttaaagagaatttgaataaagataaaaatattgcattatgtagttttatttatttattactgtaaTAATGAGCTATTACTAAAAGATTAAATCAGttcttacatattatatattatgaggtaatgataacataaaattttataggcttgaatctctctttctctttctttaggCACTGaagtatatttaagaaaaaagaatatattgtgttttacgcatataatataaatgcttTATACTTATGTCTGTCATACAAATTTTAGATCAACTCACGGTGTACACAAAAATCAATTACATTTacagtatattaattattaattatcattaacattttataatatatatacatttgatttcatatatacagagatagttaagttatattatttttacaaatatcattAGGTCAATTTCAGCTTATTAAAACCATCTCGCATTTTTTCTTGGTTATtatgatatacattttttaacagaTCTCTATTTAATGAATATCGGAATTAACTGATTAATTTTCTAACTGAAAAATCATATTAGAACTCattagtaaattataatatactgtttagtaatattaaatttagattttctttttcctttacttaattaaatttagaatcaTCACTATcatcataaaataatgatttgatAGTAAATTCTCTGtagtaatagataataaagaattcttatatgtatacaaatttttagaatGATACCTATATAAATCAGGCATTATTTTATCAGACATTATTATAActtagttgaaaaaaaatataattctacaaTTATCTCtctaattatgatattaaatatttcttttgtatagtATCacagaaagtatatatatatatatatatatatactatgtaacatttcatatattacaaagatttttctattgcaatgtatataaaatatttttgcaataataatatcaactgcaaattatatatggaaaatgattttattgtcttaaatcattatttatataacgatTCTAATCTCTACATCAGTACAAATACAACACATACGTgcttatatacattaatatctttaacatTCCtgtgaaaaaatgaaataaataattcatttttttataactggACGAAATTTCATCAGATTACatcaaattattgatttttattataataagaaaattatcaaataatctcttctatataaatataaaaattttatgattatttttttttgaaaaattttaattttacttatattatataaatttatattagattcaTTTATactatagatatttatactatagatggtttaaaaataaaaaaaaacgctttTTCTTAGATTTTCCACATAGTTAATGAGAGGTACAAAATTTCAGATCTTGTAACGTAAGAAAcctagtttaaaaaatttgaatactaTAACAGGTTTTTTGAAAATAGTAAGAagactaataatataatacaaattgttaataaaaacattattccAGGAATATAACAAAAGCCATAATTGAAACAAACATACAACAGtcactgtaataaaaaaatttaaaaaaagcaaactatattaagtaatagatcgtgatttaataaaattattttatagtcaATAATGTCTTATATTACACAATCATGATTATCTGACAAATCTCACGTTATTTTATCTGTATGTTTGTTTCTTAACATCAGTATagacttaatatttttaagcgtATTTGCACACATAACTCTGtcgttaatttttctcttttttttttaaggaaggCAATGTgtcgtatatttaattactaatctAGAAACAAGTGTATTGCTTATTTTACATTGACACTTTACTTGTATTTCTATTAGAATTGTCGCATTTGCAAATTTCCGTTGTCTGCCCTGTACATTTTGCTGGACAACCGTCTTTTATCGCTTCTGGTTTTATTCCAACATCATAGTTTTTAGTTTTCGATGGTTGCTCATATTTGCATATCACAGCATACATATCACCGCCTAAACGAAGCGCCAACCATCGATTTTTTACAACAGCCAACTTTAGACactcacattttattttggcGTGAAAATTCGTATGTAAGGTTCTACCCATGCCCTCGATGACTATAAGATCCACATTATGCTTTACCATTGCAAGACATAGATCCAAATTCAGCCGACTAttgaataatacaataatatattattatcaaaatatttgtgaacattaaaaaattagagaaaaaagtattataaaataatttttttctattataagcaaaatatataattgcttataattgtatatatattttatatttaaaaatacctcAGATCTAGACAAGGACCTGCTTGCGCAGTTTCCATAGCAATAAGTGTATTATCTTCTAAAGCCTGTTTGATAACATTGCAAATTTTTGCGGCATCCCGTAATGTTACAACCAATTCGGGATATGTTACATCATTCAGGGCTGGCAAAGAATTAGCGCATAATATtacctaaaaatatatataaaaatattaattttaacatgataaaaaataatttctcttattattatttaataaattaatttctaaaaataatttaatattttcaagaaaattgattcaaataagattaataaagaaaaagaaaaagaactaACTTTAGTTCCTCGTTGTAATAAATCTCGGGCAAATGGCAAAATTCCAAGAATTATATCTACACCACTATTGTCTACAAAAATGGCTGCACATTTGTGAGATTGTCCATTCTGTAATCTATGTATCCAATCATCTAAATCGTCCTCTAACCATGGTCTACCTgtttttacaacaaaatattatttttggaattgttttaaaataatacaaaagccaaaaaaaatttattagaagatACCATTCGGTCTTGTAATAGCCAAGAGATTGCAATAttgtttttacttaataatatataataatagcttACCTGGAATTTTTGCTTGAGCTTCTTCAAAGCCAAAATCATTGGTTTCCAATAGTTTTGCAACATCTTTTGCACCCCAGTCAAATATATTACCACTCAGAACGCCGAGGATTAAAGCTTTTACCTTTTCTGCACCTTCTAACTTATCTAAAGCCGTTATACGATCGTGTAGATGTTTTAAAGCTTCTTCGTTCTCTGTTCTTTTTTGCTACAAATAAGGCAGTatggtttaataaattttgttttaataatttgaaaaaaaaatttaaagaacagAGACACCTACATGTAAATATGGGTCCGGAAAATCaaattctttcatgcaatgtTCAATAGTATCCAGTAATATTCTAACTGTAAGTGCCCCATATGCCCtgcaagttaaaaattatacaatttagttcgcatatacacatatgtaattaatttatctattattagtattttttacacacatgATAAAAAACTTACACTGGTTGCGTTTGGAGATAATGTAATCTATTAATGTACTTCTCCTTAAGTTTTGATCCTCTATCCTTTGCTGTCGGACTATGCGGTTGACTACGAATAGCTCTCGATACAAATTTATCCACAGATTCTTCAAAACATTGTAACCAATAATCcctataaacataaataatttattatataatcataatttttaaaataattaaataaaaatctcgcGTACCTGGCCTCCTTATCTTGAGCAAGATCTGTAGTATCAGGATTATAAGATGCAGGATCTTTTAATAATGGACAAAATGTGACAGCATATTCTGCTTGATCAATTTCTAACTGATCAATCTTCATTCCGAGATCAGTCGGTATAGAATCCTTAAAACCTGATGACCCGGCATAATTTTCTAACCAGCTGTATTTGTCTGACTGTTCAGTTCCATACAAATATGCTCCAATCGCACCAAGGTAACCTTCATGGCGAAGAAAGAGAGGCTTTACCTTACCCTAGATAATAGATATGTGACagcaacataaatatatagaaacatATAGTTTACAAAGAGCTTGCATTTTACTCTGATCTTttgctaattatttaaaaacgatataatttaattaaaagagatataattatctaaaaaaaagataaaaaatattgtaaagtaTAGAGAGAAGCAAACGTAGAGACTAACGTGAGACCAGTATTTGATGGAGTACGAGATGGTATGCATCGATAGTGGATGGTTACGAAGGAAATAACCACCAAAATAAACCTTGTCCATATTATATACAGTCGCATATAAACTAGCAATGTGCCCAATATCATTGCTAATAGTGAGCAACAAACTTCTTGCAAGATCAGCTTCGGAAAATTTTGGCTGTCctagaatattatatgttaatataattaatatttaaatatgccaATGTATGTTTTAGTTTCTTCTTTCATTCAAactaaaaactaataataactaAGAACTTATAATGacttgatgtaaaaataatcaataatcttTGTTTGTATCTTCGTATTATCTTAAACATACATTTTGAAAGAATACACTTTTgacaataacttttttttatataacatgctTACCACAAGCCACTGCCTTGCCAAAAGATGATGCAATAAGCTCTCCAGGTAAACCTTGGGAGGAATAATCGCCTCCATAAATATCTTTCACTAACATATCTACATTACGGTGATCCCCTCGTTCTGCAAGTTGCAGCAATTCATCAAAGCCCTAGCAGGGTGTTTTTAAAGTCATTGTTTTAATACATatctctatacatataattgacaTGACTCAATGGAGTACTAAGATGGAGCAGAAtccttttatataatgaaataattaattttttttaacaaactctaggcataaaatttcatttcaagcagatttataaagattaaaaaaacagcattcaaataatacatccatcaatatataattgtttaacagtgaaaagaaataatgggtaatataatataaggaattataaattctatacctTTCTTTTTGTCAGTAGTGAGCCTAATCCCCAAAATGTACCTCCTCCCGTAGCTGTGCCTCCAACTCTTTCAAATACCTCATCTGACTCtacctataaaaattaaaaaactcttaaaagtttaattatttattcacaattaatcacaaacttattaaatatctattactTACTTTAAGAATACTGACGCCACTGCCAACATTAACTAACAAATATGGGAATATGTTAGGTTCagctttttgaaatttatactCTGGATTTTCATGACGATGATACTCAAAAGCTTCACAtggtatatttttaagtaaaaaattacagcccTTTATCAGACAATCTATTTCATCTTCTTTGTCAactctaaaattttatcttatcaatCAGTAAACATGACCTTGagagtttgatatattatgtaacataagttgaataatgtaaaattaaatattacatttaacaagatactatttttaagatttatttttaatattcatattaaaaatttaattaaaaacatctatataaaagcaatttgtaaagtttatattttgcatactaaagaaaaataaatacaatagaaTAATACTTACAATAATCCTAATTTCTCTTGCAGTAAAGGAGTATATTTAAATGCTCCACCTCCAGttactttaatactttttccATGAAAGCGTTCGACATCTACTAAATTCTTCTTGACAAAGTCTAAGCAGTTTTCAATATATCTTGTTTCAAACTTAACAAAGTGTAGTCTGCAACCCTCAAATACTTTATATGCTCGTTCTCCACTATTTCCTAAACCTTCTGCATCCTCATAAAGCGCCTTGCGATAACTTATCGTCGAATAATAGgcaatttttgttaaagacAATCctgaaataatatacaataatatagattaaatttagGAAACATATAGTatgaaagtatttatttactttctttCTTGGTGCaaacatacaataataaataacagaaaattgTGCAAGGGCGAATGCGAATTTAGCCTTATAACttgatatgcaaatataacatAACACTCGTTATAcgtagataattaaatttatttcatgatttcgcgcaacacacacacgcacacgagATGCGAAGCGATGATGATGATGCAGAGTGAATCTTAAGAAGCTAAATTGAAAAAGACGCAATCCAGGAAGGACCATTCGGTTCCGATTGTATAACATACCGATGTCTATGGCGAAGGTTTGCGCATTTTTCAGATTGGCAAACACCTCGACTGCCGGCGGCAGTTTGATGCATTGCGGATGCGAATGCTCGCCGTCAATCTCCGCTGCCATTTCCGCGTCACAGATGATAATTCGTTCTCCCAGCGTGATTGACACCTACTTGACCGTCTACGCGCATTTAACGACTGGCAGGTGGTGATTGTACGCCTACATGATCGACGCGTGAGGATCAGGTGCTAGATAAGATGCTCTGATTTACGAGAGCCGACATAAACATCTGATTCTGGAAGAGCGGGGAGAGACTCCAAGGTGTTTCGCTCTTTCTCGTTTTTGCTCATATATACCTACCAATTATTCATTCATATTGCGCATGCGGAGTATAATGTATACGTTTAGTCAAGGTTAGTTGACCCAATATGAGTTGACAAATGTGTACATTCTACTTATTTTGtcagatttattatatcttatatttacatatttgcctgGACTagcatgtatattttaaaggaTAGATAAAA from Anoplolepis gracilipes chromosome 16, ASM4749672v1, whole genome shotgun sequence encodes:
- the LOC140674561 gene encoding LOW QUALITY PROTEIN: 4'-phosphopantetheine phosphatase (The sequence of the model RefSeq protein was modified relative to this genomic sequence to represent the inferred CDS: inserted 2 bases in 1 codon; deleted 2 bases in 1 codon), producing the protein MRVDGQVGVNHXLGERIIICDAEMAAEIDGEHSHPQCIKLPPAVEVFANLKNAQTFAIDIGLSLTKIAYYSTISYRKALYEDAEGLGNSGERAYKVFEGCRLHFVKFETRYIENCLDFVKKNLVDVERFHGKSIKVTGGGAFKYTPLLQEKLGLLVDKEDEIDCLIKGCNFLLKNIPCEAFEYHRHENPEYKFQKAEPNIFPYLLVNVGSGVSILKVESDEVFERVGGTATGGGTFWGLGSLLTKRKGFDELLQLAERGDHRNVDMLVKDIYGGDYSSQGLPGELIASSFGKAVACGQPKFSEADLARSLLLTISNDIGHIASLYATVYNMDKVYFGGYFLRNHPLSMHTISYSIKYWSHGKVKPLFLRHEGYLGAIGAYLYGTEQSDKYSWLENYAGSSGFKDSIPTDLGMKIDQLEIDQAEYAVTFCPLLKDPASYNPDTTDLAQDKEARDYWLQCFEESVDKFVSRAIRSQPHSPTAKDRGSKLKEKYINRLHYLQTQPVAYGALTVRILLDTIEHCMKEFDFPDPYLHQKRTENEEALKHLHDRITALDKLEGAEKVKALILGVLSGNIFDWGAKDVAKLLETNDFGFEEAQAKIPGRPWLEDDLDDWIHRLQNGQSHKCAAIFVDNSGVDIILGILPFARDLLQRGTKVILCANSLPALNDVTYPELVVTLRDAAKICNVIKQALEDNTLIAMETAQAGPCLDLSRLNLDLCLAMVKHNVDLIVIEGMGRTLHTNFHAKIKCECLKLAVVKNRWLALRLGGDMYAVICKYEQPSKTKNYDVGIKPEAIKDGCPAMYRADNGNLQMRQF